In Limnobaculum parvum, one DNA window encodes the following:
- a CDS encoding cysteine hydrolase family protein: MSSALIIIDLIEEIVGEHGRSNSSHQQVQARRLIPLTNQAVAFARRHHVPVIWVKVGFADDYHDIPPYSPLFNLAKKNGALRLSDSGCQWVKDLDVQPEDEVVIKKAISAFAGNNLYDWLTGRGYDHILLGGVSSLMAIQSTARQAHDLGFKVTVLEDLCAAASPELHQQSMQSLTPLAEITTSMQWQEHSAS; the protein is encoded by the coding sequence ATGTCCAGTGCTTTAATTATCATTGATCTTATTGAAGAGATTGTCGGCGAACACGGGCGCTCTAACAGTAGCCATCAGCAAGTTCAGGCACGCCGTCTGATTCCATTAACCAATCAGGCTGTGGCTTTCGCCCGCCGACACCATGTTCCTGTTATCTGGGTGAAGGTCGGTTTTGCCGATGATTATCACGATATACCACCTTACTCCCCGCTGTTCAATCTGGCGAAAAAAAATGGCGCTCTGCGTCTGAGCGATTCTGGCTGTCAGTGGGTGAAAGATCTGGATGTACAGCCTGAAGATGAAGTGGTAATCAAAAAAGCGATTTCTGCCTTCGCGGGCAATAATCTTTATGACTGGCTAACCGGTCGGGGATATGACCATATTCTGTTAGGCGGTGTAAGCTCCTTGATGGCTATCCAGAGTACGGCTCGCCAGGCTCACGATCTGGGATTTAAAGTCACGGTGCTGGAAGATTTGTGTGCCGCCGCCTCCCCTGAACTCCATCAGCAAAGTATGCAGTCCCTTACGCCATTAGCTGAAATCACCACCAGCATGCAGTGGCAGGAACATAGCGCTTCATAA
- the galE gene encoding UDP-glucose 4-epimerase GalE produces MNVLITGGIGYIGSHTCVQLIKSGHTPVIIDNLCNSKASVLQRIEQLTGHKPTFYNGDVRDAALLDKIFAEHRIDSVIHFAALKAVGESVNKPLEYYDNNIHGSLTLVDAMRRAGVKNFIFSSSATVYGDQPITPYVETMETRRPSSPYGNSKLIIEQCLEDIQKAQPDMSVALLRYFNPVGAHSSGLMGEDPQGIPNNLMPFIAQVAVGRRECLSIFGNDYPTPDGTCVRDYIHVVDVADGHVAALNKVTNHPGTYVYNLGAGFGYSVLDVVNAFSKACGKPVPYQFAPRRGGDLASYWADSTKAANELGWQVKLNLDDMCADTWRWQSMNPQGYPDE; encoded by the coding sequence GTGAATGTTCTGATTACAGGTGGTATCGGTTACATAGGCAGTCATACGTGCGTTCAACTGATTAAGTCTGGGCATACCCCGGTTATTATTGATAACTTATGTAACAGTAAGGCCAGCGTACTTCAGCGAATTGAACAGCTAACCGGCCACAAGCCAACGTTCTACAACGGTGATGTTCGCGATGCCGCTTTACTGGATAAGATTTTTGCTGAACATCGCATTGACTCCGTCATCCATTTTGCTGCGCTAAAAGCGGTCGGAGAGTCCGTTAACAAGCCGCTGGAATATTATGATAATAACATTCACGGCTCACTAACGCTGGTCGATGCCATGCGCCGAGCCGGCGTTAAGAACTTTATTTTTAGCTCATCCGCAACGGTATATGGCGATCAACCAATTACCCCTTACGTGGAAACCATGGAAACCCGCCGTCCTTCCAGCCCTTATGGCAACAGCAAATTGATTATCGAACAGTGTCTGGAAGATATCCAAAAAGCGCAGCCGGACATGAGTGTAGCGCTGTTACGTTACTTCAATCCGGTTGGAGCACACTCTTCCGGTTTGATGGGGGAAGATCCACAGGGCATTCCTAATAATCTGATGCCATTTATTGCTCAGGTAGCCGTTGGTCGTCGTGAATGTCTCTCTATTTTTGGAAACGATTACCCAACGCCAGATGGCACCTGCGTACGCGATTATATTCACGTAGTCGACGTAGCCGACGGCCACGTTGCCGCACTGAATAAGGTGACTAATCATCCTGGTACTTATGTCTACAATTTGGGTGCTGGCTTTGGTTACAGTGTGCTGGATGTCGTGAATGCCTTTAGTAAAGCCTGTGGTAAACCGGTTCCTTATCAGTTCGCTCCCCGCCGTGGTGGCGATCTGGCCAGCTACTGGGCAGACTCAACCAAAGCAGCAAATGAATTAGGCTGGCAGGTAAAACTGAACCTAGACGACATGTGTGCAGATACCTGGCGTTGGCAATCAATGAATCCACAAGGCTATCCCGATGAGTAA
- the aroG gene encoding 3-deoxy-7-phosphoheptulonate synthase AroG, translating into MNYQNDDIRIKEINELLPPVALLEKYPATEKAALTVAASREAIHNILVGEDDRLLVVIGPCSIHDVDAALEYSRRLAEVRKRLDKDLEIVMRVYFEKPRTTVGWKGLINDPNLDNSYQINDGLRIARKLLLDINDSGLPTAGEFLDMITPQYLADLMSWGAIGARTTESQVHRELASGLSCPVGFKNGTDGTIKVAIDAINAAGAPHCFLSVTKYGHSAIVNTRGNHDCHIILRGGKAPNYSPEDVKNVKESLNKAKLPLNVMIDFSHANSSKQYKKQMEVCESVCQQIAGGDGAITGVMVESHLVEGAQSLESGEPLIYGQSVTDACIGWDDTELLLQNLAYAVQARRGK; encoded by the coding sequence ATGAACTACCAAAATGACGATATAAGAATAAAAGAGATTAATGAGCTGTTACCTCCGGTTGCGTTGCTGGAGAAGTATCCTGCTACGGAGAAAGCGGCGTTGACGGTCGCGGCTTCCCGCGAGGCGATTCATAATATTCTGGTGGGTGAAGACGATCGTCTGCTAGTGGTGATTGGGCCTTGTTCTATTCATGATGTTGATGCAGCCCTTGAGTATTCTCGCCGTCTGGCCGAGGTGCGTAAGCGCCTTGATAAAGACCTAGAAATCGTTATGCGGGTCTACTTTGAAAAACCGCGTACTACCGTGGGTTGGAAAGGGCTGATTAACGATCCTAATCTGGATAACAGCTATCAAATTAATGATGGTTTACGCATTGCACGTAAACTGCTGCTGGATATTAATGACAGCGGCTTGCCAACCGCCGGTGAATTTCTGGATATGATTACTCCGCAATATCTGGCGGATTTGATGAGTTGGGGCGCCATTGGTGCTCGTACCACTGAATCACAGGTTCACCGTGAACTGGCGTCAGGATTATCCTGCCCGGTTGGTTTTAAGAATGGTACTGACGGAACGATTAAAGTCGCGATCGATGCGATTAACGCTGCGGGTGCACCACATTGTTTTCTGTCGGTGACTAAATATGGTCATTCGGCCATTGTGAATACGCGCGGTAATCATGATTGCCATATCATCCTGCGCGGTGGTAAAGCGCCAAATTACAGCCCTGAAGATGTGAAAAACGTAAAAGAGAGTCTGAATAAGGCCAAGTTACCTTTGAATGTCATGATCGACTTCAGCCATGCGAACAGTAGCAAACAGTATAAAAAGCAGATGGAAGTGTGCGAGAGCGTATGTCAGCAAATAGCCGGTGGTGATGGTGCTATTACTGGCGTGATGGTCGAAAGCCATCTGGTGGAAGGTGCTCAGAGCTTGGAAAGCGGCGAACCGCTAATTTACGGTCAAAGCGTTACCGATGCTTGCATCGGCTGGGACGACACTGAATTGCTGCTGCAAAATCTAGCCTATGCGGTTCAGGCCCGTCGCGGTAAGTAA
- the galK gene encoding galactokinase, which produces MSDLKQKTQAIFQQQFGYVPEATIQAPGRVNLIGEHTDYNDGFVLPCAIDYQTIISCAKRDDNQVRVIAADYHSQQDSFTLGEDIASHPEYMWANYIRGVILFLQQRAPGFGGADLVISGNVPQGAGLSSSASLEVAVGKAFQVLYQLPLDGVALALNGQQAENQFVGCNCGIMDQLISSLGKKDHALLIDCRSLNTKAVSMPEDMAVIIINSNVKRGLVDSEYNTRRKQCESAADFFNVTALRDVTIEQLNAAKANLDPLVFKRARHVITENTRTLAAADALAEGNLSELGRLMAESHISMRDDFEITVPAIDALVEIIKPVIGNRGGVRMTGGGFGGCIVALAPQALVDEIRQAVHQQYHQQTGMKEVFYLCRASEGAGTC; this is translated from the coding sequence ATGAGTGATTTAAAGCAAAAGACCCAAGCTATTTTTCAACAACAGTTTGGCTATGTCCCTGAAGCCACCATTCAAGCCCCGGGAAGAGTCAACCTAATCGGTGAACATACCGATTACAACGACGGCTTTGTTCTGCCTTGCGCCATCGATTACCAGACGATCATTAGCTGCGCTAAACGCGATGATAATCAGGTACGAGTGATTGCCGCTGACTACCACAGCCAACAGGATAGCTTCACGCTTGGTGAGGATATTGCCTCTCATCCTGAATATATGTGGGCTAACTATATTCGCGGCGTGATTCTATTTTTACAACAGCGCGCACCGGGATTTGGCGGTGCCGATTTGGTGATTAGCGGTAACGTACCTCAGGGTGCCGGTTTAAGCTCCTCCGCCTCACTGGAAGTTGCCGTTGGTAAAGCTTTTCAGGTGCTGTATCAGTTACCGCTGGACGGTGTAGCGCTGGCCCTGAACGGACAACAGGCTGAGAATCAGTTTGTGGGTTGTAACTGCGGCATTATGGATCAGCTAATCTCTTCACTTGGCAAAAAAGATCATGCTCTGCTGATTGACTGCCGTAGTCTTAACACCAAAGCCGTCTCGATGCCTGAAGACATGGCGGTGATTATTATCAACTCCAACGTGAAACGTGGGCTGGTTGACAGCGAATACAACACCCGCCGTAAACAGTGCGAATCGGCAGCTGACTTTTTTAACGTGACGGCACTGCGTGATGTCACTATTGAACAATTGAATGCGGCTAAAGCAAATCTGGATCCGTTGGTCTTTAAACGGGCTCGCCACGTCATCACTGAGAATACCCGCACACTGGCTGCGGCTGACGCGTTGGCTGAGGGTAATCTATCTGAACTGGGTCGTTTGATGGCTGAATCGCATATTTCGATGCGTGATGATTTCGAAATTACCGTCCCTGCCATTGACGCTCTGGTTGAAATTATTAAACCGGTTATTGGCAATCGAGGTGGCGTACGTATGACCGGTGGAGGCTTCGGTGGCTGTATTGTGGCGCTGGCACCTCAGGCACTGGTGGATGAGATTCGTCAGGCGGTTCATCAACAATATCATCAGCAAACCGGAATGAAAGAAGTGTTCTATCTTTGCCGAGCATCAGAAGGGGCGGGAACATGCTAG
- the gpmA gene encoding 2,3-diphosphoglycerate-dependent phosphoglycerate mutase, with translation MAVTKLVLVRHGESEWNKENRFTGWTDVELSDKGRAEAAQAGELLKAEGFSFDFAYTSVLKRAIHTLWSILDKMDAQWLPVEKSWKLNERHYGALQGLNKAETAQKYGDEQVKLWRRGFAITPPELTKEDERYPGHDPRYAKLKPAELPVTESLATTIERVIPYWSDVIKPRIASGERVIIAAHGNSIRALVKYLDNMTEDEILELNIPTGVPLVYEFDENMNPIKHYYLGDADEIAAKAAAVANQGKAK, from the coding sequence ATGGCTGTAACAAAACTAGTTCTTGTCAGACATGGTGAAAGCGAGTGGAATAAAGAGAACCGTTTTACCGGTTGGACTGACGTAGAACTGTCCGATAAAGGCAGAGCCGAAGCGGCTCAGGCCGGTGAACTGTTAAAAGCGGAAGGTTTTTCCTTTGATTTTGCTTATACTTCCGTGCTGAAAAGAGCGATTCATACGTTGTGGAGTATTCTGGATAAAATGGATGCCCAATGGTTACCGGTTGAAAAATCTTGGAAACTGAATGAACGTCACTATGGCGCACTTCAAGGGCTAAACAAAGCAGAAACCGCACAAAAATATGGTGATGAACAGGTTAAGCTTTGGCGTCGTGGTTTTGCCATTACACCTCCAGAACTAACCAAAGAAGATGAGCGTTATCCTGGTCACGACCCACGCTATGCCAAACTAAAACCAGCCGAACTGCCCGTAACCGAAAGTCTGGCAACCACTATCGAGCGGGTAATCCCTTACTGGAGTGATGTTATCAAACCACGGATTGCCAGCGGAGAGCGCGTGATTATTGCTGCTCACGGTAATTCTATTCGTGCTCTGGTGAAGTATCTGGATAATATGACCGAGGATGAAATTCTGGAACTCAATATTCCCACTGGCGTACCGTTGGTGTATGAATTTGATGAGAATATGAATCCGATTAAACACTACTATCTTGGTGATGCTGATGAAATAGCCGCCAAGGCTGCGGCGGTAGCTAATCAGGGCAAAGCGAAGTAA
- the galT gene encoding galactose-1-phosphate uridylyltransferase, with protein MSNTNSAGFNPVDHPHRRFNPLTGQWILVSPHRAKRPWQGQQESVDHTRQPTHDPDCFLCAGNTRVTGDINPDYRGTYVFTNDFAALMPDTPDAEQSTDPLMRCQSARGTSRVICFSPDHSKSLPELSLPALEEIIRTWQQQLDDLGKSYPWVQIFENKGAAMGCSNPHPHGQIWANSFLPNEAEREDRLQREYFEQQHSPMLVDYVTREIADGSRTVVETEHWLAVVPYWAAWPFETLLLPKVHARHLGELNAEQRQDLALALKKLTSRYDNLFQCSFPYSMGWHGAPFNGQDNLHWQLHAHFYPPLLRSATVRKFMVGYEMMAESQRDLTAEQAAERLRAVSDVHYNESGVPNE; from the coding sequence ATGAGTAACACTAACTCTGCTGGTTTTAATCCTGTTGATCATCCACATCGTCGGTTTAATCCACTAACTGGGCAGTGGATTCTGGTCTCTCCCCATCGGGCTAAACGCCCGTGGCAGGGGCAACAAGAATCGGTAGACCATACCCGTCAACCGACCCACGATCCGGACTGTTTTTTATGTGCTGGTAACACGCGGGTAACCGGAGATATTAATCCCGATTACCGTGGAACCTATGTGTTCACCAATGACTTTGCCGCGCTGATGCCGGATACCCCTGACGCAGAACAATCTACTGACCCGCTAATGCGCTGCCAAAGCGCACGCGGAACCAGTCGAGTAATCTGTTTCTCGCCTGACCACAGCAAAAGCCTACCGGAGTTATCCCTTCCCGCTTTAGAAGAGATTATCCGTACTTGGCAACAGCAGTTGGACGATCTGGGAAAAAGCTATCCTTGGGTGCAAATTTTTGAGAATAAAGGCGCGGCTATGGGGTGCTCTAATCCCCATCCTCATGGACAAATATGGGCTAACAGCTTTCTACCCAACGAGGCCGAACGCGAAGATCGCCTGCAGCGCGAATATTTTGAACAGCAACACTCACCCATGTTGGTGGATTATGTCACGCGGGAAATAGCCGACGGTAGCCGTACCGTTGTAGAAACTGAACACTGGCTGGCAGTCGTTCCTTACTGGGCTGCCTGGCCTTTTGAAACCCTGCTGTTACCGAAAGTTCATGCTCGCCATCTGGGCGAGCTAAACGCTGAACAGCGTCAGGATCTGGCTCTGGCGCTGAAAAAACTCACCAGCCGTTACGACAATCTGTTTCAGTGCTCCTTCCCTTACTCTATGGGTTGGCACGGTGCGCCGTTTAACGGACAAGATAACTTGCACTGGCAATTACATGCTCACTTCTACCCACCGTTGTTGCGTTCTGCGACGGTCCGTAAATTTATGGTGGGTTATGAAATGATGGCAGAGTCACAGCGAGACCTCACCGCAGAGCAGGCAGCAGAACGCCTGAGAGCAGTAAGTGATGTGCATTACAATGAATCAGGAGTGCCAAATGAGTGA
- the galM gene encoding galactose-1-epimerase — MLETTAALAPDGQPFHVITLTNSSGTQAQMMDWGATWLSLRMPMRDGSVRELLLGCSKPEDYLHQSAYLGATVGRYANRIANARLNRHGIATELVPNQGAHQLHGGANSFDQRRWTIESQSDQSVTFKIYSADGDNGYPGNLSAEVTYILTETNRIEISYLASVDRDCPINLTNHAYFNLDGKNQDSRQHQLQINADDFLPVDSEGIPDAGLTQVNGLSMDFRQPKTLMQDFLTDEYQRKVSGYDHAYLLSPECRSGEHAAALLWSADNKVRMSVFTTKPALQLYSGNFLQGTPSRDGKTYDSFAGIALESEFLPDSPNHPEWSQPDCWFAPQQIYRSSTVYQFDLV, encoded by the coding sequence ATGCTAGAAACCACCGCAGCGCTGGCCCCAGATGGTCAGCCATTCCATGTTATTACTTTAACTAACTCGTCAGGCACTCAGGCCCAAATGATGGATTGGGGAGCAACCTGGCTTTCTTTACGCATGCCAATGCGTGATGGTTCTGTACGCGAACTGCTGTTGGGTTGCAGTAAACCAGAAGATTACCTGCATCAAAGCGCCTATCTGGGCGCGACCGTTGGGCGTTACGCCAACCGGATCGCTAACGCCCGTTTGAACCGTCATGGCATCGCGACTGAACTAGTGCCTAATCAGGGTGCTCATCAGTTGCACGGTGGTGCCAACAGTTTTGACCAGCGCCGCTGGACCATTGAAAGCCAGAGCGATCAATCAGTAACCTTTAAGATCTACTCGGCCGATGGCGACAATGGCTATCCAGGAAACCTTAGCGCAGAAGTCACCTATATCCTGACGGAAACCAATCGCATTGAGATTAGCTATCTGGCTAGTGTCGACCGCGATTGTCCAATCAACCTAACCAATCATGCCTATTTCAATCTGGATGGTAAAAATCAGGACAGCCGCCAGCATCAACTGCAAATCAATGCCGACGACTTTCTGCCCGTCGATAGCGAAGGGATCCCCGATGCGGGCCTGACTCAGGTTAATGGTTTAAGTATGGATTTCCGTCAGCCTAAAACCCTGATGCAAGATTTCCTGACCGATGAATACCAGCGTAAGGTTAGCGGTTATGACCATGCTTACCTGCTGTCACCCGAGTGCCGCAGCGGAGAGCACGCAGCGGCACTGCTCTGGTCTGCAGATAATAAGGTGAGAATGAGCGTATTTACCACTAAACCTGCGCTTCAGTTGTATAGCGGTAATTTTTTGCAGGGTACGCCATCCCGCGATGGTAAAACCTATGACAGCTTTGCTGGTATCGCGCTGGAAAGTGAGTTTTTGCCAGACAGCCCTAATCACCCCGAGTGGTCACAGCCTGACTGCTGGTTCGCGCCACAGCAAATCTATCGCTCTTCAACGGTCTATCAATTTGATTTAGTTTAA